Proteins encoded together in one Penaeus vannamei isolate JL-2024 chromosome 9, ASM4276789v1, whole genome shotgun sequence window:
- the LOC138862644 gene encoding serine-rich adhesin for platelets-like, which translates to MAVLNFEMTVMVTLLIHATIPRVYGKAPQDCLVYESGSAADAPEPKTFHRQLTMGVSGTGILWNAKLSLTSQLTEGSCDLLFVSDTVAVSCAGANGTSTASTLAKWPPGVFVPGNFTELWLRLGDPSLSSSFSSSSSSSSSSSSSSSSSSSSSSSSSSSSSSSSSSSSSSSSSSSSSFSPSSSSSSSSSSSSSSPSSSPPVHPEGNLNDELYLLGRRGNDRGFLLVPSTGLTPPLSLRWGDQAIRYYYNCATGCLKDTQVTTPPGLRTVFLLKDHDLRNLSFSYTPKTLRPHLPLSPVSLSLVLTPQDLEEVPEGSWVNITIVWNSLEDNLGALVNGKPVGSLEIYNTLNKKAVIEGEVEGGGYLTLCDPRFQLLQDALRSEGGLVEAPDDVADDVTPSATSSLTSDVDTSPFTVSYVAQTNQVLMVVCILLSVVLLVLLAVSYSRTSAKLRKLGVSSNGEVKGHSIVRRSSSTYSKVRCSVKSLRKASDDAKEGSVDQDECRSQSDATVAMSDVATTPLATPNASASFAAPRGSKAVSTSEFIDIDIGT; encoded by the exons acTGCCTGGTGTACGAGTCCGGGAGCGCCGCTGACGCCCCCGAGCCGAAGACCTTCCACAGGCAGCTCACCATGGGCGTGAGTGGCACCGGCATCCTCTGGAACGCCAAACTCTCGCTGACGTCGCAGCTGACAGAGGGCAGCTGCGACCTCCTCTTCGTGTCTGACACTGTGGCGGTGTCATGCGCTGGCGCCAACGGGACCAGCACGGCGTCGACCTTGGCCAAGTGGCCTCCTGGCGTCTTCGTCCCGGGGAACTTCACCGAGTTGTGGCTGCGTCTGGGGGATCCCTCCttgtcatcttccttttcctcttcctcctcctcctcctcatcttcctcctcttcctcctcatcttcctcttcttcctcctcttcgtcgtcctcatcttcctcttcttcttcctcctcttcgtcgtcctcatcttcctcttcctcctcctccttctcgccctcctcctcatcttcttcctcttcctcttcctcctcttcatcgccTTCGTCCTCACCCCCAGTCCATCCCGAAGGAAACCTCAACGACGAACTCTATCTCCTGGGCAGACGAGGGAATGACAGAGGTTTCCTGCTGGTGCCTTCCACTGGACTGACGCCCCCCCTGAGCCTCCGCTGGGGGGACCAGGCCATCAGATACTACTACAACTGCGCTACAG GATGCCTGAAGGATACCCAGGTGACCACCCCCCCAGGACTCCGCACGGTGTTCCTCCTGAAGGACCACGACCTCcggaatctctctttctcgtacacACCCAAGACACTCAGACCTCACCTCCCCTTGTCTCCCGTGTCCCTCTCGCTCGTCCTGACCCCACAGGACCTCGAGGAAGTGCCTGAGGGATCCTGGGTTAACATCACGATTGTCTGGAATTCCTTGGAGGATAATCTAGGG gCCCTAGTGAACGGCAAGCCAGTAGGTTCCCTCGAAATCTACAACACACTGAACAAGAAGGCCGTGATCGAAGGGGAGGTCGAGGGCGGCGGATATTTGACCTTGTGTGACCCCCGTTTTCAGCTGCTTCAGGATGCCTTGAGGAGTGAGGGGGGCCTGGTGGAGG CCCCGGATGACGTGGCCGATGACGTCACTCCGTCCGCTACGTCCTCTCTGACATCTGACGTCGACACCTCCCCCTTCACCGTCTCCTACGTCGCCCAGACCAACCAGGTCCTCATGGTCGTGTGCATCCTCCTGTCGGTcgtcctcctggtcctcctcgccGTCTCCTACTCCCGCACCTCCGCCAAACTCCGCAAGCTGGGGGTCAGCTCCAAcggcgaggtcaaaggtcacagcaTCGTCAGGAGGTCCTCCTCGACGTACTCGAAGGTCCGGTGCAGCGTCAAGTCCCTGAGGAAGGCCAGCGACGACGCGAAGGAGGGCAGCGTCGACCAGGACGAGTGCAGGAGTCAGTCGGATGCGACCGTGGCGATGTCCGACGTCGCGACCACGCCCCTGGCCACGCCCAACGCCTCGGCCTCCTTCGCGGCGCCCCGGGGGAGCAAGGCGGTGTCGACCAGCGAGTTCATCGACATCGACATCGGCACGTGA